TTCACGGCGCATTCCACGGCCATGCCCATCTTGGCCGCGTACTCCACGGCCGTGGCGTTGAGCACCGGGAGCACCCCGGGCATCCCCGCGCAGACGGGGCAGACGTTCTCGTTGGGGTCTTGTCCGAAGGCCGTGGAGCAGGCGCAGAAGATCTTGCTGCGCGTGAGCAGCTGGGCGTGCACCTCAAGGCCGATGACCGCCTCGTACTGGGGCATGGATGAAGGCTCCTGGAAGAATTGGCGGGTCCGCCGGGGCTTGGTCTTACCCCCCGGCGATGGCCGGGTCAATGGTCGGGGCGTTGACTTGCCCGGCGCTTTGTGGTGCAAGATATCCTAGGCCCAAACCCACAGGAGGCAACCATGCGCCCCATAAGCCTGGCTTTCCTGCTTTTCGCCGTCACGCTGCTGGCAGGCTGCTACGAGACCGGTCCTGGTTCTTACGGGGGCTACTCCAACAACGCCTACCAGCAGAACAAGCGCCAAGAGGTGAACTGCAACAACAACTGGCAGAACTGCGTGGCCGTCTGCAACACCATCGCCAACGCGAACCAGAGGGCCGTGTGCGTGGCCAACTGCAACAACGCCCTCAACCAGTGCAAGAGCCGCTGACGCCGAACGTTCCTGAACGAAGCTCCCTATGAAACCGCGCGCGGCCTGCGTTCCGGCCGCGCCCGGCGGAACGCGCCGCACGCCCCGGGCGTTGCCCTGCCCCCGCGTGCGGGCTTCGCGCCGCCCGTGCGCTCCCGGCCCTGCCGGGGCCACACGCCCGCCGACCCGGAAGACGCGCGCGCCCGCCATTGCCCGTTCCATCCCGCCGTGGTAGGGATTGCCATGCCCGTCGACAACACAGAACCCCTCTCAGTCTACCGGGCAGGCCCCGGCTACGACAACTGCCTCGCGGACATGGCCCTGCGCGCCGCGCGCGGGCACCGCAAGCGCGGCCTGCTGGACCATCTCCTGGGCCTGGACCCGCACCGGACCCAGCGCGTGCTGGCCCTCCTGGCCCGCGATCCCCGGCAGCACGCCGGGCGCTACGAGCACACCTTCGTGGCCCTGGTGGACGGCGTCTGCTCCGGCACGGCCACCGCGCGCACGGACCTGCCAGGCGGCTACCAGCCTCTCTCTCCCGACGCCCTGGCCGACGCTTTCGCCCGCCGAGGGCTCACCGAGGTCCAGGCCAGGGCCGCCCTGGACCGCCAGGCCGACTACCTGCGCCTGCTCCCCCTTGCGGGTGAACCCTTCGGACCCGACACGTGGCGCGTGCAGTACGTGGCCGCGCGCCCGGAGAACCGCGCCGGGGGCGTGGCCCGGGGGCTGCTCCGGCGCGTGGAGGCCGAAGCCCGGTCGGCCGGGATCGCCCGGCTCGGAGCCGTATGCCAGACGGGCAATGTCCGGGCGCTGCGCCTTTTCGCGGCCATGGGCTACGAGGCCGAACGGGAGAGAGCCTACCCGCCGGAACTGGCCCACCTGGGCGAGGGGATCGTGGTGTTGGTCAAGCGTCTGGACTGAAGGGGACGCCGAACCAGCGACGCGAAGGCCCGCGACGCTAGCTCCCGGAGGGGCGTCCGGGGCTGGAGAGGCTCAAGGCCTCAGGATTCGGGATCGCCTTCGGATTCGTCGTCTTCGCGCGGGGCGGGAGCGAAGCCCGCCCGCCGGGCCTCCGCGAAGCTCAGGCAGGCCCAGGGGAAGATCTCCCGGGCCTTTTCCACGGCCGAGTTCTCCACGGCGTCGAACCACTGCCCGAACTTCTCCATGAGCAGCCTGCCCGCCGGGGTGAGCCTGTGGCCGCCCTTGCGGCTGCCCGCCTGCTCGATAAGCTGCACGCCCAGCACCTTCTCGGTGCGCCGCATCTTGCCCCAGGCCGCGCGGTAGGACATGCCCAGCGACTCGGCCGCCTTCTTGAGCGAGCCCGTGCGCGCCACGGCCTCCAGGAGCATGCCCCGGCCGGAGCCGAAGAACATGCCGTCCCCGGTTTCAAGCCAGAGACGCAGGCGCACCACGGGAGGGCGAACGTCCGCGAGGCCGCTTTGGGAGGAGGGTTGCGCGGCCGGTTCGCCGGAGCTGACGTTGGGGTCCTTCATGTCGGAAAAGGGGCGTAGCACAGAGCGGACCGGCCGAACAACCCCCGGGGGGCATCCTCATGGGGTGGCACGGACCGGCGCGGAACGCCGCCGGGGCCGCCCCGTGGGGGAGGACGGCCCCGGCCTTGTCCCGGGAGGTCGGCAATCAAGCGGGAAATACGAAGGGGAAGACGCGGCGCGTGGCCGGACTTCGTCGGCTAGCCCAGCAATCCGCTCCAGGGATGCCGGGCCATGGGAACGAATCCCTCCTGCACGGCGCGGCTCTCCAGGGCGCTCATGCCCAGGGCGGCCACGTCCGGGTCCGGCGCGGCGGCCAGTTCCCCGGCATCGAGGCAAAGCACGAACGACTTGCAGCGCTTGCAGGCGTCCACGCGTTCGTACGGCCTGGCCGCATCGCGCAGCACCGCCAGCTCTTCGGGCTCCTCGCAGCAGCAGACGGGGCAGGAGACGCGCTTGTAGGTCCACTCCACGGAGCAGCGCGAGCAGCGCAGGTAGCGGCGGCCGCCGTGGGCCTGGATGTATTCGGAAGGATCGAACGAGCGCCGCATCACGCTCATGTTCGGCGCGCCGCCGCACACGGGGCAGCAGGCGTGCCGCCAGGGGAGGTCCTTCACCAGGGGCAGCAGGTCCTGCGCCTGGCGCTCCACGAAGGGCCGCACCAGTTCCGAACCCGCGAAGAGAAGAACCCGGGAGTCGATGCCCGGGATGTCCCTGGGCTCTCCGAACCCGGCGGCGACCAGCTCGCCCGGAGCCACGGCACCGGATTCGAGGCCGGAGGCCAGGGCGTCCAGCGCGGGGGTCAGGGAGGGGAAGCAGCGGGCCATCACGGGCAGCAGGCTGGAAGCGGCCTGGACCAGCTGGGGGCTCATGTCCTGGAATCCGGAGTCCGCGAGAAGGAACGCGCCCTGGGAGAACCTGTCGGGATCGATGGGAGGCGGGGGCACGGTCCAGCCCGGCGCTGCTTCGCGCAGCCGCGCACGCTCGACCAGCAGCGGGCCGAACGATTCGAGCAGGCCTGCCATGGCGGGGACCTGCTCCAGCGCCCGGGCAAGATCCGCCTCGATGGCTTGTGGTGAGGAAAAAACGGTCTGGGAACAGATCTGCATGCGCGGAGCTCCTTGCCTGACGATGCCTGATGCGATGAAGCGGCGGGCCGCCCGGCGGGATGCGCCCGGGCGGCCCTTAACATGGTGCGACCTGCCGCCGGCCTAGCCCTGCAGGCTGTCGAACAGCTTGCGCAGGGGGGCGACGGCCCCGGCGAGCATGTCCTTGCGGGACATGCGGGGGTCGGCATCCGAGGCGTCGGCCACGGCGAACTTGTGGTACTTGGCGGGCGTGTCGGCCACCAGGTAGATCACCGAAACGTCGTCCTTGTTCAAAAGCGACGCCTTGGGGAACTCCTTCTTCACGGCCTCCAGGCGCTCGCCGGCCTGTTTGAGGATGTCCGCGCGCTCACCGAAGGACATGGCCCCCATGGCGCAGCTTTTCACGCACATGGGCAGCAGGTTGGCCTGCACGCGGTCGATGCACATGTCGCATTTGACGATCTGCTTGGTCTTGGGGTCCTGCCGGGGGATGTCGTAGGGGCAGGAATCCTTGATGGTCTTGAAGTCTTCCTTGGCGGTCTTCTCGGTGTAGAGGATGGCCCCGGTGGCCTTGTCCTGGACGATGGCCCCTTCCACCGTGGAGACGTTCTTGCACGGCGCGTCCACGCAGTGGCGGCAGGCGTCGGGGAAGAAGTACCACTGGACGGTGTCGCCATCCAGGTGCTCGCTGAAGCGCACCAGTTTGA
This sequence is a window from Fundidesulfovibrio magnetotacticus. Protein-coding genes within it:
- a CDS encoding GNAT family N-acetyltransferase, whose translation is MPVDNTEPLSVYRAGPGYDNCLADMALRAARGHRKRGLLDHLLGLDPHRTQRVLALLARDPRQHAGRYEHTFVALVDGVCSGTATARTDLPGGYQPLSPDALADAFARRGLTEVQARAALDRQADYLRLLPLAGEPFGPDTWRVQYVAARPENRAGGVARGLLRRVEAEARSAGIARLGAVCQTGNVRALRLFAAMGYEAERERAYPPELAHLGEGIVVLVKRLD
- a CDS encoding winged helix-turn-helix domain-containing protein, which encodes MKDPNVSSGEPAAQPSSQSGLADVRPPVVRLRLWLETGDGMFFGSGRGMLLEAVARTGSLKKAAESLGMSYRAAWGKMRRTEKVLGVQLIEQAGSRKGGHRLTPAGRLLMEKFGQWFDAVENSAVEKAREIFPWACLSFAEARRAGFAPAPREDDESEGDPES
- a CDS encoding formate dehydrogenase accessory protein FdhE — translated: MQICSQTVFSSPQAIEADLARALEQVPAMAGLLESFGPLLVERARLREAAPGWTVPPPPIDPDRFSQGAFLLADSGFQDMSPQLVQAASSLLPVMARCFPSLTPALDALASGLESGAVAPGELVAAGFGEPRDIPGIDSRVLLFAGSELVRPFVERQAQDLLPLVKDLPWRHACCPVCGGAPNMSVMRRSFDPSEYIQAHGGRRYLRCSRCSVEWTYKRVSCPVCCCEEPEELAVLRDAARPYERVDACKRCKSFVLCLDAGELAAAPDPDVAALGMSALESRAVQEGFVPMARHPWSGLLG
- a CDS encoding 4Fe-4S dicluster domain-containing protein, producing the protein MPKAILIDTTRCTACRGCQVGCKEWKNFPAVPTKQQGSHQNPPDLTQYNFKLVRFSEHLDGDTVQWYFFPDACRHCVDAPCKNVSTVEGAIVQDKATGAILYTEKTAKEDFKTIKDSCPYDIPRQDPKTKQIVKCDMCIDRVQANLLPMCVKSCAMGAMSFGERADILKQAGERLEAVKKEFPKASLLNKDDVSVIYLVADTPAKYHKFAVADASDADPRMSRKDMLAGAVAPLRKLFDSLQG